A window of Cryptomeria japonica chromosome 3, Sugi_1.0, whole genome shotgun sequence contains these coding sequences:
- the LOC131042306 gene encoding interactor of constitutive active ROPs 2, chloroplastic translates to MQSQKSRGGSSTSGVSPVTPRSTRIVKSAASDSDSGATPPRNGSRLPLDRSPRSSPKPKIPEHKSPRSPLSEKRATKASELQQQLAEVQVELKKTKEQLVAAETERAQASEVQEELKKTKEQLVAAEAKSAQELESLQEAKKLSEATASKLEESEKRAQEISENGSAQLVDLQQAYEEASREREMAWQSRLEAVERQNSMDVAALMSASQELQRVKQELSLAMDSRTLTIAQVEQANMEIDSLKLEIANLRMPEPNLSDAHAHLENLRSELKEARASEARAFMAARDANLNLEEARMKMNAAKEDENKAMESLRQISAELVEANTGLKNSKCEVAELTETVQRLMAELEKARTELVEVKKREAEGEERNKKALESLELDLHQVTAEAGHVKIELQAAYEDAQKAKFEVEQMKALFEGTESKFEAMLSEARAEAEHDKEAGMRAKMDAEEYAALINERECKLMEALRETGAKANETKEELEKIKLEVADLKACLMDKETELQNILEENETVKSNETVLLEKIAHLEKSLAMAKNSEPSEANRVALDDGAQGGGDGPSNEKLAEALKAAASANAREREAVEKLRVCELELENSSQRANRSVEQLEAAQAANLSMEADMKRLRIQTEQWKKAADAAATVLAAAHNGELNGKVVERSASLLSDSDVLNMRFSSPMKDDFDGSPNSKKKKAMLKKIGDLWKKRGQK, encoded by the exons ATGCAGTCGCAGAAGTCAAG AGGTGGTTCTTCTACTTCCGGCGTGTCTCCGGTCACGCCGAGATCTACACGGATAGTGAAAAGCGCGGCTTCGGATTCAGATAGCGGGGCTACTCCTCCTCGCAATGGCAGCAGGCTGCCGCTTGATAGAAGCCCCAGGTCCAGCCCCAAGCCTAAAATCCCCGAGCATAAGTCACCAAGGAGTCCACTATCTGAG AAACGCGCAACCAAGGCATCTGAGCTGCAGCAACAGCTTGCAGAGGTTCAAGTAGAGCTGAAGAAGACAAAGGAACAGCTAGTTGCAGCTGAAACTGAAAGGGCACAAGCATCGGAGGTCCAAGAAGAGCTAAAGAAGACTAAGGAACAGCTCGTAGCAGCAGAAGCTAAAAGTGCGCAAGAATTGGAGTCGCTCCAAGAGGCGAAAAAGCTTAGCGAGGCAACTGCTTCAAagcttgaagaatctgagaagagAGCTCAGGAGATTTCTGAGAATGGATCGGCTCAACTCGTTGATCTGCAGCAGGCTTATGAGGAAGCTTCGAGGGAGAGGGAAATGGCATGGCAGTCCCGGCTTGAAGCTGTGGAAAGACAAAATTCGATGGATGTGGCtgccttgatgtcggcttcccaaGAGCTTCAGAGGGTCAAGCAAGAGCTGAGCTTAGCCATGGATTCGAGAACCCTGACCATTGCTCAGGTCGAGCAGGCCAATATGGAAATCGATAGCTTAAAACTTGAGATTGCTAATTTGAGAATGCCTGAGCCAAATTTGTCCGATGCGCATGCTCATTTGGAGAATCTGAGATCCGAATTGAAAGAAGCAAGAGCTTCAGAGGCTAGGGCTTTCATGGCAGCCCGCGATGCTAACCTCAATCTGGAGGAAGCCAGGATGAAAATGAATGCTGCTAAAGAAGACGAGAATAAGGCGATGGAGTCGTTGAGACAAATAAGTGCAGAGCTTGTAGAAGCCAACACTGGTCTTAAAAACTCTAAATGCGAGGTGGCTGAACTAACAGAAACAGTGCAGCGCTTGATGGCTGAGCTTGAGAAAGCTAGAACAGAGCTGGTTGAAGTAAAGAAGAGAGAAGCTGAAGGAGAAGAAAGGAATAAAAAGGCATTGGAAAGTCTTGAATTAGACCTCCACCAAGTTACTGCAGAAGCAGGGCATGTTAAAATTGAGCTTCAGGCTGCTTATGAGGATGCACAGAAAGCTAAATTTGAAGTTGAACAAATGAAAGCTTTATTTGAAGGCACAGAATCTAAGTTTGAGGCAATGCTCAGTGAGGCCAGAGCTGAGGCAGAGCACGATAAAGAAGCAGGTATGAGAGCTAAGATGGATGCTGAGGAGTATGCAGCCCTCATCAATGAAAGAGAGTGTAAGTTGATGGAGGCTTTGAGAGAAACAGGAGCCAAGGCTAATGaaacaaaagaagaattggaaaaGATTAAGTTGGAAGTGGCAGATCTGAAAGCCTGTTTGATGGATAAAGAGACAGAGTTacagaatatactggaggaaaatGAGACTGTAAAATCTAATGAGACTGTACTGCTTGAGAAAATTGCCCATTTGGAGAAATCACTTGCCATGGCCAAGAATTCTGAACCATCAGAAGCTAATCGTGTTGCACTGGATGATGGAGCCCAAGGGGGAGGAGATGGTCCTTCAAATGAAAAACTGGCGGAAGCCCTCAAAGCAGCTGCAAGTGCTAATGCTAGAGAGAGAGAAGCCGTGGAAAAGCTTAGGGTTTGTGAATTGGAGCTTGAAAACAGTAGCCAGAGAGCAAATAGATCAGTGGAGCAGCTTGAGGCTGCACAGGCTGCAAATCTATCAATGGAAGCAGATATGAAAAGGTTGAGGATACAAACTGAACAATGGAAGAAGGCGGCTGATGCAGCTGCAACTGTTCTGGCTGCTGCCCACAATGGGGAACTTAATGGTAAAGTAGTGGAAAGATCAGCCTCTCTGTTATCAGATTCTGATGTACTTAACATGAGATTCTCATCTCCCATGAAGGATGATTTTGATGGCTCACCAAACTCAAAGAAGAAGAAGGCCATGCTGAAGAAAATTGGAGATCTGTGGAAGAAACGGGGTCAGAAGTGA